The DNA region CCCCAACAGTTCCAACGGGAATCGGCAGTTGCCCTGGATGTCGGGTCGGGTCTCACCCTGTCCGACATCGACTTCACCCTGATGCAGGAGTGCTGGATCAGCGGGAGGGTCGTGACGCTGGGGGACGAGGAGCCGCTGGAGGAAGTCCAGGTGATTCCGCAACCGGTCGAACTGCCGGGTTTCTCTCCAGCCCGAACCCAGACCGATCGGTCGGGGGCCTTCCTGCTCCAGGGGCTGCCCCCGGGGGACTACACCCTGGGCATGCTGCTCCCGGCCAAGCACCGGCGGCTCATCCAGGTCTACTATCGGGACAAGCTGAGCCTGGACAGGGCGGACAGGATCGAGTTGGAGGAGGGAAAGGCTCTCCGGGACATCGACTTCAACTTGACCGCCGGAGCCAGCCTCCGTGGCAGGGTTCGTATCGAGGAGCCTGGGTATCAATGGGACACCTCACGGGACCTGGTCGAGCTGGCACGCCTGGATTTCGATCCCAGGGGATCCGAGGACCGGCAACTGCGGGTCGATGAGGACGGTTCATTCCGAGTGGATGGAACTCCCGGGGGGCGCTACTCCCTGACCCCCAGGCTCTCGGACCCCAATCTGATCGCACTGCGGTCGCCGCTTCCCCGGGTGGTGACGGTGGTTGAAGGAGACCTGCTGGAAGAGCTGGACTTCGCCTTCATACTCGGGGGTTCCATCTCGGGCGCCGTCGAGTCGTCGAGCAACTCCCCCGGCTTGAACCAGTTGCAGATCGTCCTCATCAATTTCGTTGAAAACACCTCTTCGGTGTTCGACCTCCCCTCGCCCCAATACACGCTGGCGGGACTGTCCCCGGGCCGGTACTTTCTGGCGCTCCGTTCCAAGCCGGACGCCACCCACCCCAGTCGAGGCTACGGCATCTCCCAGGTGTTCGACTCCAGGCTGGTCGACGTCGTCAAGGGAGCCGGCACCTCGAATGTAGACCTGAGAGTGTCCCCGACCTCGGCCAGGCAATTCCCCTTTTGAGCCGGGTTTCACGCCCAAGCCGAAGCCGATTGTGTCCGTGTGAGGCGTGTTGTATCATGACCGGGCCAATCGCTTCCCGTTGAAGAACCACAATTTACCTTCCCCATTCCATCCCAACC from Acidobacteriota bacterium includes:
- a CDS encoding carboxypeptidase regulatory-like domain-containing protein; translated protein: MFRFTSAGLLIIGLSLPAPVQAAEVSGRVTDSHTGEGIPQAVVRALAQDRGQLSAQAVTDRRGRYLLDLLRGRYRIQVEVPDSNYLPRQYGGSGNPEGGDILHIPTFDSFIVLDLTLTMGGSVAGRVRSVGEAPLARITIQAESADHRVSTSTGEEGRYLLSRLPPGEFLISAGTRDQRYVPTYHPGTSIREDAKAVAVEQRRNLTGIDFVLQQAGAIRGRIRALKGLEPLEGVRVVAEKEGSSPSSRVATSDSLGRYRLAGLSPGSYLLSAGPSEGEDRPGGQHPSWLRVFYPQQFQRESAVALDVGSGLTLSDIDFTLMQECWISGRVVTLGDEEPLEEVQVIPQPVELPGFSPARTQTDRSGAFLLQGLPPGDYTLGMLLPAKHRRLIQVYYRDKLSLDRADRIELEEGKALRDIDFNLTAGASLRGRVRIEEPGYQWDTSRDLVELARLDFDPRGSEDRQLRVDEDGSFRVDGTPGGRYSLTPRLSDPNLIALRSPLPRVVTVVEGDLLEELDFAFILGGSISGAVESSSNSPGLNQLQIVLINFVENTSSVFDLPSPQYTLAGLSPGRYFLALRSKPDATHPSRGYGISQVFDSRLVDVVKGAGTSNVDLRVSPTSARQFPF